The Castellaniella sp. genome includes a window with the following:
- a CDS encoding cytochrome ubiquinol oxidase subunit I, giving the protein MIDPTLVDLSRIQFASTVMYHFLFVPLTLGLSFLLAIMETIYVMTGRAIWRRMTIFWGGLFGINFALGVATGVVMEFQFGMNWAYYSQYVGDIFGAPLAIEGLMAFFMEATFVGLFFFGWDRMSKISHLIITWLVAIGSNFSALWILIANGWMQNPVGAVFNAATMRMELTDFGAVIFNPVAQAKFVHTVSAGYVMGSMFVMAVSAWYLIRNRHHDLARRSMIVAASFGLLASLSVVVLGDESGYLTTEHQKMKLAAIEAMWETEPAPASFNLFAIPDQAEKKNYLDIEIPYVMGIIGTRSLDTPIPGINELVERAKQWTREGLLAYSALQTLQANPDDQAAEAQFLKYRHNMGYALLLKRYMTDITQATEADIALAANSTVPEIAPLYWTFRIMVACGLFFIGFFIYAFWLASTRQLLSSPRFWRVALWALPLPWIAIECGWFVAEFGRQPWVIEGILPTFYAVSSLQVSDLLISLAFYAVLYTILLIVGIKVMLKAVRQGPHEPDDAAPKPGLPDVSRA; this is encoded by the coding sequence ATGATTGATCCCACCTTAGTAGATCTGTCGCGCATCCAGTTTGCGTCTACAGTGATGTACCACTTTTTGTTTGTACCGCTGACGCTGGGCCTGTCGTTCCTGCTGGCCATCATGGAAACCATTTACGTGATGACTGGCCGCGCCATCTGGCGACGCATGACGATATTCTGGGGGGGGCTGTTCGGCATCAATTTTGCCCTGGGAGTCGCCACCGGGGTGGTGATGGAGTTCCAGTTCGGCATGAATTGGGCCTATTACAGCCAGTATGTGGGTGATATTTTCGGGGCACCCCTGGCCATCGAGGGCCTGATGGCCTTTTTCATGGAAGCCACCTTCGTCGGCCTGTTCTTCTTTGGCTGGGATCGCATGTCGAAAATCAGCCACCTGATCATCACCTGGCTGGTGGCCATCGGCTCGAACTTCTCGGCCCTCTGGATTCTGATTGCCAATGGCTGGATGCAGAATCCCGTCGGGGCGGTCTTCAATGCCGCGACCATGCGCATGGAACTGACCGACTTCGGGGCGGTGATCTTCAACCCCGTCGCCCAGGCAAAGTTCGTGCACACTGTCAGTGCCGGTTATGTCATGGGCTCTATGTTCGTGATGGCCGTCAGCGCCTGGTATCTGATCCGCAACCGCCACCACGATCTGGCCCGACGCTCCATGATCGTCGCCGCCAGCTTCGGCCTACTGGCCTCTTTGTCGGTCGTGGTGCTGGGCGACGAAAGCGGCTACCTGACCACCGAACACCAGAAAATGAAGCTCGCCGCCATCGAGGCCATGTGGGAGACAGAACCCGCCCCCGCCAGCTTCAACTTGTTCGCCATCCCCGACCAGGCGGAAAAGAAAAACTATCTCGATATTGAAATCCCCTATGTGATGGGAATCATCGGTACGCGCTCGCTGGACACGCCCATCCCTGGCATCAACGAATTGGTCGAACGCGCCAAACAATGGACACGAGAAGGCTTGTTGGCGTATTCCGCCCTGCAGACGCTGCAGGCCAATCCAGATGACCAGGCCGCCGAGGCCCAATTCCTGAAATACCGCCACAACATGGGCTATGCCCTGCTGCTGAAACGCTACATGACAGACATTACCCAGGCCACGGAAGCCGACATCGCCCTGGCGGCCAACAGCACCGTGCCAGAGATCGCCCCGCTGTACTGGACATTTCGCATCATGGTGGCCTGCGGCTTGTTCTTCATCGGTTTTTTCATCTATGCGTTCTGGCTGGCCTCGACCCGCCAACTGCTCAGCTCACCCCGTTTCTGGCGGGTTGCTCTGTGGGCGCTGCCCCTGCCATGGATCGCCATCGAATGCGGCTGGTTCGTGGCTGAATTCGGTCGCCAGCCCTGGGTGATCGAAGGCATACTGCCCACCTTTTATGCCGTATCCAGCTTGCAGGTCAGCGATCTGCTGATCTCGCTGGCGTTTTATGCCGTGCTGTATACCATTTTGCTGATCGTGGGCATCAAGGTCATGCTGAAAGCCGTCCGCCAGGGGCCCCACGAACCTGATGACGCCGCCCCAAAACCGGGCCTGCCAGACGTATCTCGCGCCTAA
- a CDS encoding two pore domain potassium channel family protein — translation MYESKHEDLLPRHRFAWRLLVHSLYAVGVIAVIMVLGVAGNMWFESINLHDAVFNIALIVAGIGTIALPTTVAGKLFFSVYGIFVGLVFMATLGIVLAPLAHRVLHKLHLDERPDDDEENK, via the coding sequence ATGTACGAATCAAAACACGAAGACCTGTTGCCCAGACACCGTTTTGCCTGGCGCTTGCTGGTGCACTCCCTGTATGCCGTCGGAGTGATCGCAGTCATCATGGTGCTGGGGGTGGCAGGCAATATGTGGTTCGAATCGATCAATTTGCACGATGCCGTTTTCAATATAGCCCTGATTGTGGCGGGTATTGGCACTATTGCCTTGCCCACGACAGTCGCGGGCAAGCTGTTTTTTTCCGTGTATGGCATTTTTGTGGGCCTGGTCTTCATGGCCACCTTGGGGATTGTGCTGGCCCCGCTGGCCCATCGTGTGTTGCATAAGCTACATCTGGACGAACGCCCGGATGATGACGAAGAAAACAAATAG
- the wrbA gene encoding NAD(P)H:quinone oxidoreductase, with amino-acid sequence MSVRLAIVYYSTYGTNHQMASIAAQAATAAGAEVRLLKVPETAPAQVVAGQEAWKAQADKTADIPHATVEDLEWANAYLFSCPTRFGVMASQMRAFIDTLGGFWAKGGLANKAVSAMSSAQNTHGGQEATILSFYTTVFHWGGLVVAPGFTDPCIFKTGGNPYGYSHTQGAPFTDEVQASIGYQARRLVQFAEKISA; translated from the coding sequence ATGAGCGTCAGACTTGCCATTGTTTACTACTCCACCTATGGCACCAACCACCAGATGGCCTCCATCGCCGCCCAGGCAGCCACGGCGGCGGGGGCCGAGGTGCGTTTGCTGAAGGTGCCCGAAACCGCTCCCGCCCAGGTCGTGGCCGGCCAGGAAGCCTGGAAGGCCCAGGCCGACAAAACCGCCGATATCCCGCATGCGACGGTAGAGGACCTGGAATGGGCCAATGCCTATTTGTTTTCGTGCCCCACGCGCTTTGGCGTGATGGCCAGCCAGATGCGGGCCTTTATCGATACCCTGGGGGGCTTCTGGGCCAAGGGCGGTCTGGCCAATAAGGCGGTTTCCGCCATGTCCTCGGCCCAGAATACCCATGGCGGCCAGGAGGCCACCATTCTGTCGTTCTATACCACCGTGTTTCACTGGGGCGGTTTGGTGGTGGCGCCTGGGTTTACGGACCCATGTATCTTCAAGACCGGCGGGAATCCCTATGGTTATAGCCACACTCAGGGGGCGCCGTTCACCGACGAGGTCCAGGCCAGCATTGGCTACCAGGCACGTCGGCTGGTGCAGTTCGCTGAAAAGATCTCTGCCTGA
- a CDS encoding Rossmann-like and DUF2520 domain-containing protein gives MHDPVTAAAPRLGFIGAGRLASALALALQRAGLPVCRVASRHDASAQHMAQRLTDCQAVSPQALVDDCALVFITTPDAAIAQVAQTLSWRAGQQVVHCSGATPVAALQAARQAGAQVGGFHPMQAFGVDAGVAADSLPGCTVAIEADDPELRAQLGELATRLGCKGLDLPPDARVRYHASGTYAAQHIHVLMAEAVRLWQSWGATEQQALDALLPLLRGTLESLAHSGVAAGMPGPVSRGDVGTIQQHRHALQELDPAMCQLYDQLGQRGVRLAVQADRLDPTRAQAMLQLLRLPPE, from the coding sequence ATGCACGATCCAGTGACTGCCGCTGCGCCTCGCCTGGGCTTCATCGGTGCTGGCCGTCTGGCCAGCGCCCTGGCCCTGGCCCTGCAGCGGGCTGGTTTGCCGGTATGCCGGGTGGCCAGCCGTCACGACGCCTCTGCCCAACACATGGCCCAACGGCTGACAGACTGTCAGGCAGTCAGCCCCCAGGCCTTGGTTGATGATTGTGCATTGGTGTTCATTACCACGCCCGATGCGGCCATTGCCCAGGTGGCACAGACGTTGTCCTGGCGTGCGGGCCAGCAGGTGGTGCACTGCAGCGGCGCCACCCCGGTTGCGGCGTTGCAGGCCGCCCGCCAGGCGGGCGCGCAGGTGGGCGGTTTCCATCCCATGCAGGCTTTTGGGGTGGATGCCGGGGTGGCGGCAGATAGCCTGCCAGGCTGCACTGTCGCGATCGAGGCCGATGATCCTGAACTGCGTGCGCAATTGGGGGAATTGGCCACCCGGCTGGGCTGTAAAGGCCTGGATCTGCCGCCGGATGCGCGGGTGCGCTATCACGCCTCGGGTACTTATGCTGCCCAGCATATTCATGTCCTGATGGCCGAGGCCGTGCGCTTATGGCAATCCTGGGGGGCCACTGAACAGCAGGCGCTGGATGCCTTGTTGCCCCTGCTGCGCGGCACCCTGGAGTCCCTGGCCCATAGCGGGGTGGCGGCGGGCATGCCTGGCCCGGTGTCGCGCGGGGATGTCGGCACGATACAGCAGCATCGCCACGCCTTGCAGGAATTGGACCCGGCCATGTGCCAGCTCTATGATCAGCTAGGCCAGCGCGGTGTGCGTCTGGCCGTGCAGGCCGACCGCCTGGACCCGACGCGGGCGCAGGCTATGTTGCAGCTTTTGAGGCTGCCCCCCGAATAA
- a CDS encoding type 1 glutamine amidotransferase, with protein MNIGLLQCDDVADDLQARHGSYPDMIRSLLQAADPRVQLTVFACHQGQFPQQASGMDGWITTGSKCGANDDADWIKQLADFMRALWQAKQPLVGICFGHQLMAKSLGGQVVRSPRGWGLGIYPTTIVQREPWMSPWYADGLQLLASHQDQVLELPPQGRVLAQSGFCPIYMMQVGETFLGIQGHPEFTRAYLADLLASRRGHLDAQRLQAARHSLRQPEHGIVLAHWILNFIRGAASKAAT; from the coding sequence ATGAATATTGGCCTTCTGCAATGCGACGATGTCGCCGACGACCTGCAAGCACGGCATGGCAGCTATCCCGACATGATCCGCAGCCTGCTGCAGGCCGCCGATCCACGCGTCCAGTTAACCGTCTTTGCCTGCCACCAGGGGCAGTTTCCCCAGCAGGCCAGCGGGATGGATGGGTGGATCACCACCGGCTCGAAGTGCGGGGCCAATGATGATGCCGACTGGATCAAGCAGCTCGCAGATTTCATGCGTGCGCTGTGGCAGGCAAAACAGCCTCTGGTAGGGATCTGCTTTGGGCACCAACTGATGGCCAAGTCCCTGGGCGGGCAGGTAGTGCGCAGCCCAAGGGGCTGGGGCCTCGGTATCTACCCCACGACCATTGTCCAACGAGAACCCTGGATGAGTCCCTGGTATGCCGATGGATTACAGCTACTGGCCAGCCACCAGGATCAGGTGCTTGAGCTCCCACCCCAGGGTCGCGTACTGGCCCAAAGCGGGTTTTGTCCAATCTATATGATGCAGGTGGGCGAGACTTTTCTAGGCATTCAGGGTCACCCGGAATTCACCCGGGCATATTTGGCCGACCTGCTGGCTTCACGTCGCGGCCACCTGGATGCCCAGCGTCTGCAGGCAGCGCGCCACAGCCTGCGCCAACCTGAACATGGCATCGTGCTGGCACACTGGATACTGAATTTTATTCGGGGGGCAGCCTCAAAAGCTGCAACATAG
- a CDS encoding FAD-dependent oxidoreductase — protein sequence MTTYDVRLIGKRDIAEGSMEFTLEKPADLDIRAGQFCDVKLPSPEGTPKHDMMHGFSFVNAPFEPHVVVATRMRGTAFKNAFKATPDGTMVKLIAPFGDFTLHKTETVPAVFIIGGIGITPARSMIVQALHDHTAHQITLIYANRTPAQAAYTTELQQLADTHQNFTFVPVFTETQVGGAEHGRVNADMIRRHVPDLATPRFYLAGPEGMVKAMRALLIATGANEDNIRAEEFEGY from the coding sequence ATGACGACTTATGATGTAAGACTGATAGGGAAACGCGATATCGCCGAAGGCTCGATGGAATTTACGCTGGAAAAGCCCGCCGACCTGGATATCCGGGCCGGGCAATTTTGCGACGTCAAGCTTCCCAGTCCGGAAGGCACGCCCAAGCACGACATGATGCACGGGTTTTCTTTTGTCAATGCACCCTTTGAGCCCCACGTCGTGGTCGCCACCCGCATGCGCGGCACGGCATTCAAAAACGCATTCAAAGCCACGCCGGACGGCACCATGGTGAAACTCATTGCGCCATTCGGGGATTTCACCCTGCACAAGACCGAAACCGTCCCGGCGGTTTTCATCATCGGCGGCATCGGCATTACCCCGGCGCGCAGCATGATTGTCCAGGCGCTGCACGACCATACCGCGCACCAGATCACGCTGATCTACGCCAACCGCACGCCGGCTCAGGCAGCCTATACCACCGAACTCCAACAACTGGCCGACACGCACCAGAACTTCACTTTCGTGCCTGTCTTCACCGAGACCCAGGTCGGCGGCGCCGAACACGGGCGCGTGAATGCCGACATGATTCGCCGCCATGTACCCGATCTGGCCACGCCCCGCTTTTACCTGGCTGGTCCCGAAGGCATGGTCAAGGCCATGCGGGCCCTACTGATTGCTACCGGCGCCAACGAAGACAATATCCGCGCTGAAGAATTCGAAGGCTATTGA
- the trpB gene encoding tryptophan synthase subunit beta produces MSSLPDFAPMPDADGFFGPYGGQLVPPHLKQAMDDIGAAYARITQRQDFQEELAQLYADYVGRPSPIFHARRLSTQLGGAQIHLKREDLNHTGAHKINHCLGEALLARFMGKKKVIAETGAGQHGVALATACALVGIPCEIHMGQVDIEKEHPNVTKMRILGCKLVPVTQGAATLKEAVDSAFEEYLTNPDEYLYAIGSVVGPHPFPMMVRDFQSIVGREARQQFLDRHGRLPDMVAACVGGGSNAIGLFTAFLSDADVQLVGVEPSGEGVDKPGRHAATLSMGKPGAIHGMKCYVLENADGTPAAVHSIASGLDYPGVGPQHSYLKDLGRVDYQAVTDQECLDAFMTLSRVEGIIPALESAHAVAWAMRTAPSLSPDQHILINLSGRGDKDADYVANILNL; encoded by the coding sequence ATGAGCAGCCTGCCCGATTTTGCCCCCATGCCCGATGCCGATGGTTTTTTTGGACCTTACGGAGGCCAACTGGTGCCGCCGCACCTGAAACAGGCCATGGACGATATAGGCGCTGCCTATGCCCGTATTACGCAGCGCCAGGATTTCCAGGAAGAACTCGCTCAGTTATATGCCGATTATGTCGGGCGTCCCAGCCCGATCTTCCATGCGCGGCGCTTATCGACGCAGTTGGGCGGCGCCCAAATCCACCTGAAGCGCGAGGATCTCAATCACACGGGGGCGCATAAGATCAATCATTGCTTGGGCGAGGCCCTGTTGGCGCGCTTCATGGGCAAGAAAAAAGTCATTGCCGAGACCGGCGCAGGCCAGCATGGGGTGGCCTTGGCGACCGCTTGCGCGCTGGTGGGTATTCCCTGCGAAATTCATATGGGCCAGGTCGATATCGAAAAAGAGCACCCCAATGTCACCAAGATGCGCATTCTGGGTTGCAAGCTGGTGCCGGTCACCCAGGGGGCGGCTACCCTTAAAGAAGCCGTCGATAGCGCCTTCGAGGAATACCTGACCAACCCGGACGAATACCTGTATGCCATTGGTTCGGTGGTTGGGCCGCATCCTTTTCCCATGATGGTGCGGGATTTCCAAAGCATTGTGGGGCGCGAGGCGCGTCAGCAGTTTCTGGACCGCCATGGGCGCTTGCCGGATATGGTCGCCGCCTGCGTGGGGGGCGGCTCGAACGCAATTGGGCTGTTCACGGCCTTTTTGTCGGATGCCGATGTCCAACTGGTGGGGGTCGAACCCTCGGGCGAAGGCGTGGACAAGCCAGGACGGCATGCCGCGACACTCAGCATGGGGAAACCCGGTGCCATCCACGGCATGAAATGCTATGTGCTGGAAAATGCCGATGGCACTCCGGCGGCGGTCCACAGCATTGCCTCGGGCCTGGATTACCCAGGGGTGGGGCCGCAGCACAGCTATCTTAAAGATTTGGGGCGGGTGGATTACCAGGCGGTGACCGACCAGGAATGTCTGGATGCCTTCATGACCCTGTCCAGGGTTGAAGGCATTATTCCGGCCCTGGAAAGCGCCCATGCCGTGGCTTGGGCGATGCGTACCGCCCCCAGCCTGTCACCCGATCAGCATATTCTGATCAATCTGTCCGGGCGGGGGGATAAAGACGCCGATTACGTCGCCAACATCCTGAATCTGTAA
- a CDS encoding YajQ family cyclic di-GMP-binding protein, producing the protein MPSFDTVSEVDKHELTNAVDQANRELSTRFDFKGTDAKFELDGYVITQSASSAFQLNQMLDILRGRLSARSIDVRCLELADPLENLGGARQKITIRQGIEQAVSKKLIAAIKQAKIKVETQITGDKLRVTGKKRDDLQEAIALLRKTDVDLPLQFQNFRD; encoded by the coding sequence ATGCCCAGCTTTGACACTGTCTCCGAAGTCGACAAACACGAACTGACCAACGCCGTGGATCAGGCCAACCGAGAACTATCCACCCGCTTTGATTTCAAAGGCACTGACGCCAAGTTCGAATTGGATGGCTATGTGATCACCCAATCGGCCTCCAGCGCCTTTCAGCTCAACCAGATGTTGGATATTTTGCGCGGGCGGCTGTCGGCCCGCAGCATTGACGTACGCTGCCTGGAACTGGCCGATCCACTGGAAAACCTGGGGGGCGCCCGCCAGAAAATCACTATCCGCCAGGGCATCGAACAGGCCGTCTCGAAAAAACTGATCGCTGCCATCAAACAAGCCAAGATCAAGGTGGAAACCCAGATCACCGGCGACAAGCTGCGAGTCACCGGTAAAAAGCGCGATGACTTGCAAGAAGCCATCGCGCTGTTGCGCAAGACCGATGTAGACCTGCCGCTGCAGTTTCAGAATTTCCGGGACTGA
- a CDS encoding AzlD domain-containing protein translates to MTDTHYVLAAIGLMAAITVGLRALPFIGGHWLRRHPLVHKLGDALPLSIMVLLLVDTVASQAGSNPAGIWQELLAVALVVLLQWRTRQTLLSIVVGTAAYMVLRTL, encoded by the coding sequence ATGACTGATACCCACTATGTTCTAGCGGCGATTGGCCTGATGGCCGCGATAACCGTCGGCCTGCGCGCCCTGCCGTTCATCGGTGGGCATTGGCTGCGGCGCCACCCCCTGGTGCATAAGCTGGGCGATGCCCTGCCCCTGTCCATCATGGTGCTGCTGCTGGTGGACACCGTTGCCAGCCAGGCAGGCAGCAACCCGGCTGGCATCTGGCAAGAACTGCTGGCCGTGGCTCTGGTGGTCTTGCTGCAATGGCGCACCCGGCAGACGCTGCTGAGCATTGTGGTCGGCACCGCTGCGTATATGGTGCTGCGGACGCTATGA
- a CDS encoding AzlC family ABC transporter permease produces MSASATPLSIPSLTAPVAMGYIPLGAVFGFLFVQAGGAGWLALLSSLLIYAGAAQFMMVPMLAAGLPLGTIALATLVLNLRHVFYGLSLLNHMPTQRWQRWYSIFSLTDESYSVLTALKPQDRTRRMALVCALNQGWWVLGTALGVFLGARVQIGLTGLDFVLAALFAVLAVEQWRVRLDAVPIWIALTAYVVALVVLPGQALAVAIALSLMAAALRPARPTVGRQAHSQHD; encoded by the coding sequence ATGTCTGCTTCTGCTACCCCGCTCTCCATTCCCAGCCTGACTGCCCCGGTGGCCATGGGGTATATCCCCTTGGGTGCCGTCTTCGGGTTTTTATTCGTCCAGGCCGGTGGAGCAGGCTGGCTGGCCCTGCTATCCAGCCTGCTGATCTACGCCGGGGCGGCGCAGTTCATGATGGTGCCTATGTTGGCTGCCGGACTGCCCTTGGGCACCATCGCCCTGGCCACCCTGGTCCTGAATCTACGGCACGTGTTTTACGGCCTGTCGCTGCTGAACCACATGCCGACCCAACGCTGGCAGCGTTGGTACAGCATTTTCTCCCTGACCGACGAGTCCTATTCTGTCCTGACCGCCTTGAAGCCGCAGGACCGCACACGCCGCATGGCGCTGGTCTGCGCCCTGAACCAGGGCTGGTGGGTGCTGGGCACCGCATTGGGGGTATTCCTGGGTGCGCGGGTGCAGATTGGCCTGACTGGCCTGGATTTTGTGCTGGCGGCCCTGTTTGCCGTGCTGGCCGTCGAACAATGGCGTGTCCGGCTGGATGCGGTCCCGATCTGGATTGCACTGACCGCCTATGTGGTGGCCCTGGTGGTGCTGCCAGGACAGGCCCTGGCCGTTGCGATTGCACTCAGCCTGATGGCCGCCGCACTGCGGCCGGCACGTCCAACCGTCGGCCGCCAGGCCCATTCTCAACATGACTGA
- a CDS encoding GGDEF domain-containing protein encodes MTLDPTTMLIIEAFVLFLVGGLTFMAAFQGGRDRTLLWAAVGMWMACLGFFLGAFRGHDAWQTPVIIVSNMLFITSHACLWTSLNIFRGKPVQWLYLGVGAFVWLLLCQWPVFFANANWRTAGYSALSLVYIGACLMAVRPAWHKSNPAALAIVLFLTLHGLFYLYRMVASPLQSAVWRTWPDFALVIFEGLFFAVSMSYGILMMVRAQAEQNYRYAALHDALTKLPNRRALFERGASMLEHARQDHADVAVLMCDLDWFKSVNDRFGHEAGDEVLVCFSQVLRECADKEHLPARLGGEEFTVLAMNLGPLSAQALATRIRMRLADQASRLPCRLTVSIGIACAQQIDYNLDRLLACADQALYAAKVSGRDCVRIWPVQVTQAALDASAAISRDGAGAAPQHPVDA; translated from the coding sequence GTGACGCTTGATCCGACCACTATGTTGATCATCGAGGCCTTTGTTCTTTTCCTGGTCGGCGGCCTGACGTTCATGGCGGCTTTTCAGGGGGGACGAGACCGCACCTTGCTGTGGGCGGCCGTTGGCATGTGGATGGCTTGCCTGGGGTTTTTTCTAGGCGCGTTTCGGGGGCACGATGCATGGCAGACGCCTGTCATCATTGTGTCCAATATGCTGTTTATCACGTCGCATGCTTGTCTATGGACCAGCCTGAACATTTTCAGGGGCAAGCCTGTGCAGTGGCTGTATTTGGGGGTCGGGGCGTTTGTCTGGCTGCTGCTGTGCCAATGGCCTGTATTTTTCGCCAACGCCAATTGGCGTACCGCCGGTTATTCGGCCCTCAGCCTGGTGTACATCGGCGCATGCCTGATGGCCGTCAGGCCGGCCTGGCATAAATCCAATCCTGCTGCGTTGGCCATTGTGCTGTTTCTGACGTTGCATGGGCTGTTTTACCTGTACCGTATGGTGGCCAGCCCCTTGCAGTCCGCCGTCTGGCGAACCTGGCCGGATTTTGCCCTGGTCATCTTCGAAGGCCTGTTTTTTGCCGTCAGCATGTCATATGGCATTTTGATGATGGTGCGCGCCCAGGCCGAACAAAATTATCGTTATGCTGCCTTGCATGATGCGCTGACCAAGCTTCCCAATCGCCGTGCCTTATTCGAGCGCGGTGCCTCGATGCTGGAGCACGCCCGTCAGGATCACGCCGATGTCGCCGTGCTGATGTGTGACCTGGATTGGTTTAAATCCGTCAACGACCGCTTTGGGCACGAGGCCGGCGACGAGGTCCTGGTGTGTTTTTCCCAGGTTCTGCGCGAGTGCGCGGATAAGGAGCACCTGCCTGCCCGACTGGGCGGCGAGGAATTCACCGTTTTGGCGATGAACCTGGGGCCACTCAGCGCCCAGGCACTGGCGACCCGCATTCGCATGCGGCTGGCGGATCAGGCTTCCCGCTTGCCGTGCCGGTTGACGGTCAGTATCGGGATCGCATGCGCGCAGCAGATCGACTACAACCTGGATCGTTTGCTGGCTTGTGCCGATCAGGCTCTCTATGCCGCTAAGGTATCCGGTCGGGATTGTGTGCGGATCTGGCCGGTGCAGGTGACTCAGGCGGCCCTGGACGCATCAGCCGCCATATCCCGCGACGGCGCTGGGGCTGCGCCCCAGCATCCAGTCGATGCCTGA
- a CDS encoding uracil-DNA glycosylase encodes MTGLQPTEVLNAFQGSLRTQIEALPLAWRTALEAPHLQNVLSRLDTMLSERLAQGAEIYPLRPFRALIEIPPEDVQVVIVGQDPYHGPNQAQGLAFSVPDFCPTPPSLRNMFKELAQEYGAPEHPPRNSLVRWARQGVLLLNTSLTVEAHQPASHAKKGWEHITDALIMRVLRESRPKVLMLWGNHAQARSHLLELQAPAGPVQVLMANHPSPLSAMRPPRPFIGCGHFRQANDWLQAQGQSGIDWMLGRSPSAVAGYGG; translated from the coding sequence ATGACCGGATTACAGCCCACCGAAGTCCTCAATGCTTTCCAGGGTTCATTGCGCACGCAGATCGAAGCCCTGCCGCTGGCGTGGCGCACTGCACTAGAGGCGCCTCATCTGCAGAACGTACTGTCCCGACTCGATACTATGCTGTCCGAACGACTGGCCCAGGGAGCGGAAATCTATCCATTGCGGCCGTTCCGCGCCCTGATCGAGATTCCCCCCGAGGACGTGCAGGTGGTCATTGTCGGACAAGACCCCTACCACGGCCCCAATCAGGCGCAGGGCCTGGCGTTTTCCGTGCCGGATTTCTGCCCCACCCCGCCGAGTCTGCGCAATATGTTCAAGGAGCTGGCCCAGGAATACGGTGCACCCGAACACCCCCCACGCAATAGCCTGGTGCGCTGGGCCCGTCAGGGCGTGCTGCTGCTGAATACGTCCCTGACGGTCGAAGCTCATCAGCCGGCTTCACACGCCAAAAAGGGCTGGGAACACATTACCGACGCCCTGATCATGCGCGTACTGCGCGAATCCCGCCCCAAGGTGCTGATGCTGTGGGGCAACCACGCCCAGGCACGCAGCCACCTGCTGGAATTACAGGCCCCCGCCGGACCCGTGCAAGTGCTGATGGCCAACCACCCATCGCCGTTATCCGCCATGCGGCCTCCTCGGCCATTCATCGGCTGCGGACATTTTCGTCAGGCCAACGATTGGCTGCAGGCCCAGGGACAGTCAGGCATCGACTGGATGCTGGGGCGCAGCCCCAGCGCCGTCGCGGGATATGGCGGCTGA